Proteins from a genomic interval of Euleptes europaea isolate rEulEur1 chromosome 18, rEulEur1.hap1, whole genome shotgun sequence:
- the SULT2A1 gene encoding sulfotransferase 2A1, which yields MSVQYIQYKGIKFPPGYNSVHSLCFAENKFEVRDDDIFNVTYPKSGTVWMTEILSLILSGGDPTWNQSVLNSLRSPWFSTRLGLETAHNCPSPRLLTCHLPIQIFPKAFFNSKAKLVYTSRDPRDVVVSYYYFTKMCRTYEDPRSFDQFLESFLSGDVPHGSWFDHLKGWMELEGRSNIFFISYEELKQNLQGSVGRLCHFLGKELDDAAITSVVENTSLEAMQRNKMCNSTMLPKELMDQEKGTFLRKGVCGDWKNHFTVAQSEYFDKVYQEKMQGVKGTFPWEQTGLVKRV from the exons ATGAGCGTCCAGTACATCCAATACAAGGGGATAAAGTTCCCCCCTGGATATAACTCTGTGCACAGTCTTTGCTTTGCTGAGAACAAATTTGAAGTGAGGGATGATGATATCTTCAACGTCACTTACCCTAAGTCTG GAACGGTGTGGATGACTGAGATCCTCAGCCTCATCCTCAGCGGAGGAGATCCAACCTGGAATCAAAGTGTTCTCAACTCTCTGCGATCTCCTTGGTTCAGCACACGGCTGGGCCTGGAGACGGCACATAATTGCCCATCTCCGCGCCTGCTCACCTGCCATCTCCCCATTCAGATCTTCCCCAAAGCTTTCTTTAACTCCAAGGCCAAG CTGGTGTACACTTCACGGGACCCCCGCGATGTTGTGGTCTCCTACTATTACTTCACAAAGATGTGCCGTACCTATGAGGATCCCAGATCCTTCGACCAGTTCCTGGAGAGTTTCCTGAGCGGGGATG TGCCTCATGGATCCTGGTTTGACCACCTCAAAGGCTGGATGGAGCTGGAAGGCAGAAGCAACATCTTCTTCATCAGCTATGAGGAGCTGAAGCAG AACCTGCAGGGAAGCGTGGGACGCCTCTGCCATTTCCTAGGGAAGGAGCTGGACGACGCAGCCATCACCTCGGTGGTGGAGAACACCTCCTTGGAAGCCATGCAGAGGAATAAGATGTGCAACTCTACGATGCTGCCCAAAGAGCTCATGGACCAAGAGAAAGGGACCTTCCTCAGGAAGG GCGTCTGTGGGGACTGGAAGAACCATTTCACGGTGGCCCAGTCCGAGTATTTTGACAAGGTTTACCAGGAGAAGATGCAGGGAGTGAAAGGAACCTTTCCTTGGGAACAAACTGGACTGGTGAAGCGCGTTTAA
- the LOC130490570 gene encoding zinc finger protein 501-like: MDNPSLNADPGFSLSRRPGTGSEGSEQPVSPADWSDSEKEPGSGGSSPGRSRKTSFLCVPSPNVTTQAAKEKVAKVHLFWLSRCRAQHHRKPQPMSHQVETPMTGVRKAGPSRGKRLQLQDAQEKDESVENHQEAGEKRDTPEDIVQLIDEHGVYSSAKLVPAPEAALLSPYPQQLLARSGREGEDFEIREVIVDEKPFQCAVCTKAFKRAWELFSHEVVHNEERPFRCQLCQASFKRHSDYKSHALVHTEERPHRCELCGKRFKRASNLAEHRRIHSGERPHRCSACVKRFKTPYELQRHMLTHCSERPFACAACGKGFAAAGALLLHQRQHCDDKPHVCGVCSKRFAYGHSLRVHERVHTGDRPFSCALCGKAFKQSNALASHERVHTGERPFACPTCGKAFKQSSYLAIHARSHTGERPYSCGACSKAFARPSLLLQHQRVHSTERPHRCQHCGKLFKDLAYLAVHEKVHTGETPYKCPVCQKGFAHPSNLLQHQRIHRDGSRE, encoded by the exons ATGGACAATCCTTCTCTCAACGCCGATCCTGGTTTCTCACTGAGCCGCAGGCCTGGGACTGGCTCCGAGGGATCGGAACAGCCGGTATCCCCGGCAGACTGGAGCGACAGTGAGAAGGAGCCAGGCTCTGGTGGGAGCTCCCCAGGCCGCTCTAGGAAGACCTCCTTCCTctgtgtcccctccccaaacgtcaCCACCCAGGCCGCCAAGGAGAAGGTGGCCAAAGTGCATCTCTTCTGGCTGTCCCGCTGCAGAGCCCAGCACCACCGGAAGCCACAGCCCATGTCCCACCAGGTAGAGACACCCATGACGGGCGTGAGAAAAGCTGGGCCTTCCCGAGGGAAGCGCCTCCAGTTGCAGGACGCCCAGGAGAAGGACGAGTCTGTGGAGAACCACCAGGAGGCAGGGGAGAAAAGGGACACCCCAGAGGACATTGTGCAGCTGATAGATGAGCACGGCGTATATTCCTCTGCCAAGCTGGTGCCCGCCCCGGAAGCGGCCCTCCTCTCTCCCTACCCACAGCAGCTTTTGGCACGCAGTGGCCGGGAGGGGGAGGACTTTGAGATCCGGGAGGTGATTGTGGACGAGAAGCCCTTCCAGTGTGCCGTCTGCACCAAGGCCTTCAAACGGGCGTGGGAGCTGTTCAGCCACGAGGTAGTCCACAACGAGGAGCGCCCGTTCCGTTGCCAGCTGTGCCAG GCCTCATTCAAACGTCACTCGGACTATAAGAGCCATGCCCTGGTGCACACCGAAGAGCGGCCCCATCGCTGCGAGCTGTGCGGGAAGCGTTTCAAGCGAGCGTCCAACCTGGCGGAGCACCGCCGCATCCACTCGGGCGAGCGGCCCCACCGCTGCTCGGCCTGCGTCAAGCGCTTCAAGACGCCCTACGAGCTGCAGCGGCACATGCTCACGCACTGCTCCGAGCGGCCCTTTGCCTGCGCGGCCTGCGGGAAGGGCTTCGCGGCGGCGGGGGCCCTCCTCTTGCACCAGCGGCAGCACTGCGACGACAAGCCCCACGTCTGCGGCGTGTGCAGCAAGCGCTTCGCCTATGGACACAGCCTGCGGGTCCACGAGCGGGTGCACACGGGTGACCGGCCCTTTTCCTGCGCCCTCTGCGGCAAGGCTTTCAAGCAGTCCAACGCCTTGGCCTCACACGAGCGGGTGCACACCGGGGAGCGGCCCTTCGCCTGCCCGACCTGCGGCAAAGCTTTCAAGCAGTCGTCCTACCTGGCCATCCACGCCCGCTCGCACACTGGCGAGCGCCCCTATTCCTGCGGGGCCTGCAGCAAGGCCTTTGCCCGGCCCTCGCTCCTCTTGCAGCACCAGCGGGTCCACAGCACCGAGCGGCCCCATCGGTGCCAGCACTGCGGCAAGCTGTTCAAAGACCTGGCCTACTTAGCGGTGCACGAGAAGGTCCACACGGGGGAGACCCCCTACAAGTGCCCAGTCTGTCAGAAGGGCTTTGCACACCCCTCGAACCTGCTGCAGCACCAGCGGATACACCGGGACGGATCGCGAGAGTGA